One Streptomyces sp. NBC_00102 DNA segment encodes these proteins:
- the aceE gene encoding pyruvate dehydrogenase (acetyl-transferring), homodimeric type has product MASGSDRNPIIIGGLPSQVPDFDPEETQEWLDSLDAAVDERGRERARYLMLRLIERAREKRVAVPEMRSTDYVNTIATKDEPFFPGDEEIERKVLNATRWNAAVMVSRAQRPGIGVGGHIATFASSASLYDVGFNHFFRGKDEGDGGDQIFFQGHASPGIYARAFLLDRLSEAQLDAFRQEKSKAPNGLSSYPHPRLMPDFWEFPTVSMGLGPLGAIYQARMNRYMEARGIADTSKSHVWAYLGDGEMDEPESLGQLSIAAREGLDNLTFVVNCNLQRLDGPVRGNGKIIQELESQFRGAGWNVIKLVWDRTWDPLLAQDRTGILVNKLNTTPDGQFQTYATETGAYIREHFFGEDQRLRDMVKDMSDDEILHLGRGGHDHKKVYAAYAAAKAHKGQPTVILAQTVKGWTLGPNFEGRNATHQMKKLTTEDLKGFRDRLRIPITDKQLDEGYPPYYHPGRDSEEIQYMHDRRASLGGYVPTRVVRAKPLALPEEKTYAAARKGSGTQSIATTMAFVRILKDLMRDKEIGRRFVLIAPDEYRTFGMDAFFPSAKIYNPLGQQYEAVDRELLLAYKESPTGQMLHDGISEAGCTASLIAAGSAYATHGEPLIPVYVFYSMFGFQRTGDQFWQMADQLARGFVLGATAGRTTLTGEGLQHADGHSQLLASTNPACVAYDPAYGFEIAHIVRDGLRRMYGENSEDVFYYLTVYNEPIQHPAEPADVDVEGILAGVHRFRRGERGRIPAQILASGVAVPWALEAQHILAEEWDVRADVWSATSWNELRREAVDTERYNLLHPEEEQRVPYVTRKLSGSEGPFVAVSDWMRSVPDQISRWVPGAYQSLGADGFGFADTRGAARRFFHIDAQSIVLAVLTELAKEGRIDRSALKTAVDRYELLDVAAADPGPAGGDA; this is encoded by the coding sequence GTGGCTTCCGGATCCGATCGCAACCCGATCATCATTGGCGGCCTTCCCAGCCAGGTCCCGGATTTCGATCCCGAGGAGACCCAGGAATGGCTGGACTCACTCGACGCCGCCGTGGACGAGCGCGGCCGTGAGCGGGCCCGCTATCTGATGCTCCGCCTCATCGAGCGGGCGCGCGAGAAGCGCGTCGCCGTGCCGGAGATGCGCAGCACCGATTACGTCAACACGATCGCCACGAAGGACGAACCGTTCTTCCCCGGCGACGAGGAGATCGAGCGCAAGGTCCTCAACGCGACCCGCTGGAACGCGGCCGTCATGGTCTCACGGGCCCAGCGTCCCGGGATCGGCGTCGGCGGTCACATCGCCACGTTCGCTTCCTCCGCCTCGCTCTACGACGTGGGCTTCAACCACTTCTTCCGCGGCAAGGACGAGGGCGACGGCGGCGACCAGATCTTCTTCCAGGGGCACGCCTCGCCGGGCATCTACGCCCGCGCGTTCCTGCTGGACCGGCTGAGCGAGGCGCAGCTCGACGCGTTCCGCCAGGAGAAGTCGAAGGCGCCGAACGGTCTCTCCAGCTACCCGCACCCGCGGCTGATGCCGGACTTCTGGGAGTTCCCGACGGTGTCGATGGGCCTCGGCCCGCTCGGCGCGATCTACCAGGCGCGGATGAACCGCTACATGGAGGCGCGCGGCATCGCGGACACCTCCAAGTCCCACGTCTGGGCGTATCTCGGCGACGGTGAGATGGACGAGCCGGAGTCGCTCGGCCAGCTGTCCATCGCCGCGCGCGAGGGCTTGGACAACCTCACCTTCGTCGTCAACTGCAACCTCCAGCGGCTCGACGGCCCGGTGCGCGGCAACGGCAAGATCATCCAGGAGCTGGAGTCGCAGTTCCGGGGTGCCGGCTGGAACGTGATCAAGCTCGTCTGGGACCGCACCTGGGACCCGCTGCTCGCGCAGGACCGCACGGGCATCCTGGTCAACAAGCTGAACACCACGCCGGACGGGCAGTTCCAGACGTACGCCACGGAGACCGGCGCGTACATCCGCGAGCACTTCTTCGGCGAGGACCAGCGGCTGCGGGACATGGTCAAGGACATGTCCGACGACGAGATCCTGCACCTGGGGCGCGGCGGGCACGACCACAAGAAGGTCTACGCGGCGTACGCGGCGGCCAAGGCGCACAAGGGCCAGCCGACGGTCATCCTGGCGCAGACGGTCAAGGGCTGGACGCTGGGGCCGAACTTCGAGGGCCGCAACGCGACCCATCAGATGAAGAAGCTCACCACCGAGGACCTGAAGGGGTTCCGCGACCGGCTGCGCATCCCGATCACGGACAAGCAGCTCGACGAGGGGTACCCGCCCTACTACCACCCGGGCCGGGACTCCGAGGAGATCCAGTACATGCACGACCGGCGGGCGAGTCTGGGCGGTTACGTGCCGACCCGGGTGGTCCGCGCGAAGCCACTGGCGCTGCCGGAGGAGAAGACCTACGCGGCTGCCCGGAAGGGTTCGGGGACGCAGTCGATCGCCACCACGATGGCGTTCGTCCGCATCCTGAAGGACCTCATGCGGGACAAGGAGATCGGCAGGCGGTTCGTGCTGATCGCGCCCGACGAGTACCGCACCTTCGGCATGGACGCGTTCTTCCCGAGCGCGAAGATCTACAACCCGCTGGGGCAGCAGTACGAGGCGGTGGACCGTGAACTCCTGCTGGCCTACAAGGAGTCGCCGACCGGTCAGATGCTGCACGACGGCATCTCCGAGGCGGGCTGCACGGCTTCGCTGATCGCGGCGGGCTCGGCGTACGCCACGCACGGCGAGCCGCTGATCCCGGTCTACGTCTTCTACTCGATGTTCGGTTTCCAGCGCACCGGTGACCAGTTCTGGCAGATGGCCGACCAGCTGGCGCGCGGTTTCGTGCTGGGTGCGACCGCCGGTCGTACGACCCTGACCGGTGAGGGGCTCCAGCACGCGGACGGCCACTCGCAGCTGCTCGCCTCGACCAACCCGGCGTGCGTGGCCTACGACCCGGCGTACGGGTTCGAGATCGCGCACATCGTCCGGGACGGCCTGCGCCGGATGTACGGCGAGAACAGTGAGGACGTCTTCTACTACCTCACCGTCTACAACGAGCCGATCCAGCACCCGGCCGAGCCCGCCGACGTGGACGTGGAGGGCATCCTCGCGGGTGTCCACCGCTTCCGGCGGGGCGAGCGGGGGCGGATCCCGGCGCAGATCCTGGCGTCCGGCGTGGCGGTCCCGTGGGCACTGGAGGCACAGCACATCCTCGCCGAGGAGTGGGACGTGCGGGCCGACGTCTGGTCGGCGACCAGCTGGAACGAGCTGCGCCGGGAGGCCGTGGACACCGAGCGGTACAACCTGCTCCACCCGGAGGAGGAGCAGCGCGTCCCGTACGTGACGCGGAAGCTTTCCGGGTCCGAGGGACCGTTCGTGGCGGTTTCGGACTGGATGCGTTCGGTTCCGGACCAGATCTCGCGCTGGGTCCCGGGGGCGTACCAGTCGCTGGGCGCGGACGGCTTCGGTTTCGCGGACACCCGCGGTGCGGCCCGCCGGTTCTTCCACATCGACGCGCAGTCGATCGTGCTGGCGGTCCTCACGGAGCTGGCGAAGGAGGGGCGGATCGACCGGTCGGCGCTGAAGACGGCGGTGGACCGGTACGAGCTGCTGGACGTGGCGGCGGCCGACCCGGGCCCTGCGGGCGGCGACGCCTGA
- a CDS encoding peptidase inhibitor family I36 protein, whose product MRKTVIAAVLAATALVPAASAVAPAATPAAPGGTYTTVTTTDTARSAGTTRSAAGATAAGAAAAPSAAGVRLGECAAGQLCLWKKPDFTGGRVNRDLSAVDIESCVPLPPGSDAQAFANRTGRNVTLYQSAECGETGEFETYPGGGTWVPRSPYQVRAFKIWEN is encoded by the coding sequence ATGCGCAAGACCGTCATCGCGGCCGTCCTGGCCGCCACCGCCCTCGTTCCCGCCGCCTCGGCCGTCGCTCCGGCGGCCACGCCCGCAGCGCCCGGGGGCACCTACACCACCGTGACGACCACCGACACCGCCCGGTCCGCCGGCACCACCCGCTCCGCCGCCGGGGCCACCGCCGCCGGGGCCGCCGCGGCCCCGTCCGCCGCGGGGGTGCGGCTCGGGGAGTGCGCGGCCGGTCAGTTGTGCCTCTGGAAGAAGCCGGACTTCACCGGGGGCCGGGTGAACCGGGACCTTTCCGCCGTCGACATCGAGAGCTGCGTCCCCCTGCCACCCGGCAGCGACGCGCAGGCCTTCGCCAACCGCACCGGCCGCAACGTCACCCTGTACCAGTCGGCCGAATGCGGTGAGACGGGCGAGTTCGAGACCTACCCGGGCGGTGGCACCTGGGTCCCGCGCTCCCCGTACCAGGTACGGGCGTTCAAGATCTGGGAGAACTGA
- a CDS encoding sugar ABC transporter substrate-binding protein — MKISKTYRARAAAAMSLTAVLALTVTGCGDDGSGFAGGAGAEGDGKGKIVFWDNNGGVRTDIWKEIIAGFEKENPGIEVQYVGVAATEIQTKYDNAIQGGGLPDVGGVGAAMLAGLAAQGSLEPLEDRSADSPLAGKLDPGMVEAMKAAGGSEEHTYNVPISANNGVLYYRTDLFKKAGLAAPATWDDFYRAAEKLSDPKKNRFGYTIRGGAGSIAQAMDAMYGQSGITSFWDAKGEKTTLDDPRNVAALEKYAALYKKVTPSADLNNDFIKMVAQYDSGTIGMVNHNLGSYQDHVTALGTDKFRGIPQPIGASGKRVQVSNPVDGLGLFKSSEHKAAAWKFIEYAASHEANSKFNEQAGLIPANTEAAKDPWVSRAEPTALAAKALTDGSTVTVQLPYYLPDWNGISKADNEPGLQKVLLGRTSAKEFLEKMAGELNDAQAEWKEQQPVA; from the coding sequence ATGAAGATCTCGAAGACGTACCGGGCACGCGCGGCGGCGGCGATGTCCCTCACGGCGGTTCTCGCCCTGACCGTCACCGGCTGCGGGGACGACGGCAGCGGGTTCGCCGGGGGAGCGGGAGCCGAGGGGGACGGCAAGGGAAAGATCGTCTTCTGGGACAACAACGGCGGTGTCCGCACCGACATATGGAAGGAGATCATCGCCGGCTTCGAGAAGGAGAACCCGGGGATCGAGGTCCAGTACGTCGGGGTGGCGGCCACCGAGATCCAGACCAAGTACGACAACGCGATCCAGGGCGGCGGACTGCCGGACGTCGGCGGCGTCGGCGCCGCGATGCTCGCCGGGCTCGCCGCCCAGGGCTCGCTGGAGCCCCTGGAGGACCGGAGCGCCGACTCCCCGCTCGCCGGCAAGCTCGACCCGGGCATGGTCGAGGCGATGAAGGCGGCGGGCGGCTCCGAGGAGCACACCTACAACGTCCCGATCTCCGCCAACAACGGGGTGCTGTACTACCGCACCGACCTCTTCAAGAAGGCAGGCCTCGCCGCGCCGGCCACCTGGGACGACTTCTACCGGGCAGCCGAGAAGCTGAGCGACCCCAAGAAGAATCGTTTCGGTTACACCATCCGCGGCGGCGCCGGCTCCATCGCGCAGGCCATGGACGCCATGTACGGACAGTCCGGCATCACGTCCTTCTGGGACGCGAAGGGCGAGAAGACCACCCTCGACGACCCCCGCAACGTCGCCGCCCTGGAGAAGTACGCGGCCCTCTACAAGAAGGTCACGCCCTCCGCCGACCTCAACAACGACTTCATCAAGATGGTCGCCCAGTACGACTCCGGCACCATCGGCATGGTCAACCACAACCTCGGCTCGTACCAGGACCATGTGACCGCACTCGGCACCGACAAATTCCGGGGCATCCCGCAGCCGATCGGTGCGAGCGGCAAGCGGGTCCAGGTCTCCAACCCCGTCGACGGACTCGGCCTCTTCAAGAGCTCCGAACACAAGGCCGCCGCCTGGAAGTTCATCGAGTACGCCGCCTCCCACGAGGCCAACTCGAAGTTCAACGAGCAGGCCGGGCTGATTCCGGCCAACACCGAGGCCGCCAAGGACCCCTGGGTGTCCCGCGCCGAGCCGACCGCGCTCGCGGCCAAGGCCCTCACCGACGGTTCGACCGTCACCGTGCAGCTGCCGTACTACCTGCCGGACTGGAACGGCATCAGCAAGGCCGACAACGAGCCCGGACTGCAGAAGGTCCTGCTCGGCCGGACCTCCGCCAAGGAGTTCCTGGAGAAGATGGCCGGAGAGCTGAACGACGCCCAGGCGGAGTGGAAGGAACAGCAGCCCGTCGCCTGA
- a CDS encoding DUF885 domain-containing protein, with translation MTQIERQLPRQVADAYVDALVELDPITGTYLGVRASSGRLPDTSPAGAAVLAALARKTLAHLAEAELLPGADTGVERRCARLLRERLHAELAVHEAGEHLRAVGNMATPPHMVRDVFTVTPARTEEEWAAVAQRLRAVPRALSGYRESLALGLERKLYAGPRTTSTFVGQLGDWAGDSDQGRGWFEEFASGGPEALRGELDDAARAATAAVRGLRDWMRDVYAPTAGEAPDAVGRERYARWTRYFNGTDLDLDEAYAYGWSEFHRLLAEMRTESERVLPGAKTPWVALAHLDEHGRCVEGVDEIRDWLQGLMDRAIDSLDGTHFELAEPVRRVESRIAPTGGGGGPYYTPPSEDFSRPGCTWLPTMGRTRFPVYDLVSTWYHEGVPGHHLQLAQWKHVAGDLSRYQTGAGMVSANVEGWALYAERLMDELGFFPGAEERLGYLDAQMMRAVRVIVDIGMHLELEIPADSPLHPGERWSPELAQEFLGAHSSRPADYVESQLTRYLSMPGQAIGYKLGERAWLLGREKARERRGEAFDLKAWHMAALSQGSLGLDDLVDELTLL, from the coding sequence ATGACTCAGATCGAGAGACAACTCCCGCGCCAGGTTGCCGACGCCTACGTCGACGCACTGGTCGAACTCGACCCGATCACCGGCACCTACCTGGGCGTGCGGGCGAGTTCCGGCCGTCTGCCCGACACCTCACCGGCCGGGGCCGCGGTGCTGGCCGCGCTCGCCAGGAAGACTCTCGCGCACCTGGCCGAGGCCGAGCTCCTGCCCGGCGCGGACACTGGTGTCGAGCGCCGCTGCGCACGGCTGCTGCGCGAGCGCCTCCATGCCGAGCTGGCCGTGCACGAGGCGGGTGAACACCTGCGTGCGGTGGGCAACATGGCGACACCGCCGCACATGGTGCGGGACGTCTTCACGGTGACGCCCGCGCGGACGGAGGAGGAATGGGCGGCCGTCGCCCAGCGGCTGCGGGCGGTGCCGCGGGCGCTGTCCGGGTACCGTGAGTCGCTTGCGCTCGGCCTGGAACGCAAGCTGTACGCGGGGCCGCGCACGACCAGCACCTTCGTCGGGCAGCTCGGCGACTGGGCCGGCGACAGCGATCAAGGGCGCGGCTGGTTCGAGGAGTTCGCCTCCGGCGGCCCCGAGGCGCTGCGCGGCGAACTGGACGACGCGGCCCGCGCGGCCACCGCGGCCGTCCGCGGACTGCGGGACTGGATGCGGGACGTCTACGCGCCCACCGCCGGGGAGGCCCCGGACGCGGTCGGCCGGGAGCGGTACGCCCGCTGGACCCGCTACTTCAACGGCACCGATCTCGACCTGGACGAGGCGTACGCCTACGGCTGGTCGGAGTTCCACCGTCTGCTGGCGGAGATGCGCACCGAGTCGGAGCGCGTCCTGCCCGGCGCGAAGACCCCGTGGGTGGCGCTGGCCCATCTGGACGAGCACGGCCGGTGCGTGGAGGGAGTGGACGAGATCCGTGACTGGCTCCAGGGGCTGATGGACCGGGCGATCGACTCGCTGGACGGCACGCACTTCGAACTGGCCGAGCCGGTGCGGCGGGTGGAGTCCCGTATCGCTCCCACGGGTGGTGGCGGGGGTCCGTACTACACCCCGCCGTCGGAGGATTTCTCCCGCCCCGGATGCACCTGGCTGCCGACGATGGGGCGCACCCGCTTCCCGGTGTACGACCTGGTGTCGACCTGGTACCACGAGGGCGTCCCGGGCCACCACCTCCAACTCGCCCAGTGGAAGCACGTGGCCGGGGACCTGTCCCGCTACCAGACGGGCGCCGGCATGGTCAGCGCCAATGTCGAGGGCTGGGCCCTGTACGCGGAGCGGCTCATGGACGAGCTGGGCTTCTTCCCCGGGGCGGAGGAGCGACTCGGCTACCTGGACGCCCAGATGATGCGCGCGGTCCGGGTCATCGTGGACATCGGCATGCACCTGGAGCTGGAGATACCGGCCGACTCGCCGCTCCACCCGGGTGAGCGGTGGTCTCCGGAGCTGGCGCAGGAGTTCCTCGGCGCGCACAGCAGCCGTCCGGCCGACTACGTGGAGAGCCAGCTGACCCGATACCTGTCCATGCCGGGTCAGGCGATCGGCTACAAGCTCGGCGAGCGTGCCTGGCTGCTCGGCCGGGAGAAGGCCCGCGAGAGGCGGGGCGAGGCGTTCGACCTGAAGGCCTGGCACATGGCCGCGCTCTCCCAGGGTTCGCTGGGCCTGGACGACCTGGTGGACGAGCTGACCCTCCTCTGA
- a CDS encoding GntR family transcriptional regulator: protein MTFAPTPIPSRTQFVLEAIKHAILTARLQPGQPLVETELAARFGVSKTPVREALKTLAGTGLVVMSQYKGATVRLVDAEMAREIYDVRLLLEPEALRRTITCGASLDAAQEALERADSAADKADRSLANRDFHRALYLSCGNPLLGRMLDEVRDQAALVSTVAWAADPSWEREAAEHREILRLALAADAAGAAAALHDHIASFLRRAFPAGETAGPAARTDREAAGPDDTWSAPRPVTAG from the coding sequence ATGACTTTTGCGCCCACCCCGATCCCGTCCAGGACGCAGTTCGTGCTGGAAGCGATCAAACACGCGATCCTGACAGCCCGGTTGCAGCCGGGGCAGCCACTGGTCGAGACCGAACTCGCCGCACGGTTCGGGGTGTCGAAGACACCGGTGCGCGAGGCGCTGAAGACCCTCGCCGGCACCGGGCTCGTGGTCATGAGCCAGTACAAGGGCGCCACCGTCCGGCTGGTGGACGCGGAGATGGCACGCGAGATCTACGACGTACGGCTGCTCCTCGAACCGGAGGCGCTGCGCCGCACGATCACCTGCGGAGCGTCCCTGGACGCGGCCCAAGAGGCCCTGGAACGGGCAGACTCGGCGGCCGACAAGGCCGACAGGTCGCTGGCCAACCGGGACTTCCACCGCGCCCTCTACCTCTCCTGCGGCAACCCGCTGCTGGGCCGGATGCTCGACGAGGTCCGCGACCAGGCCGCGCTCGTCTCCACCGTCGCCTGGGCCGCCGACCCGTCCTGGGAGCGCGAGGCGGCCGAGCATCGGGAGATCCTGCGGCTCGCGCTCGCCGCCGACGCGGCCGGTGCCGCCGCGGCCCTCCACGACCACATCGCCTCCTTCCTCCGCCGTGCCTTCCCGGCCGGTGAAACCGCGGGGCCCGCCGCCCGTACCGACCGGGAAGCGGCGGGCCCGGACGACACGTGGAGCGCCCCGAGACCGGTGACGGCCGGCTGA
- a CDS encoding TerD family protein, which produces MGVSLSKGGNVSLTKAAPNLTAVIVGLGWDARTTTGGDFDLDASALLANTEGKVGSDGNFVFFNNLKSPDGSVEHTGDNLTGEGEGDDEVIKVNLAAVPADVDKIVFPVSIYEAESRQQSFGQVRNAYIRVVNQADNSELARYDLSEDASTETAMVFGELYRNAGEWKFRAIGQGYASGLRGIAQDFGVNV; this is translated from the coding sequence GTGGGAGTCAGCCTCAGCAAGGGCGGCAACGTCTCGCTGACCAAGGCCGCGCCCAACCTGACCGCTGTCATCGTCGGCCTGGGCTGGGACGCCCGGACGACCACCGGCGGCGACTTCGACCTCGACGCGAGCGCACTGCTGGCGAACACCGAGGGCAAGGTCGGCAGCGACGGCAATTTCGTCTTCTTCAACAACCTCAAGAGCCCGGACGGCTCCGTCGAGCACACCGGTGACAACCTCACCGGTGAGGGCGAGGGCGACGACGAGGTCATCAAGGTCAACCTGGCCGCCGTTCCGGCCGATGTCGACAAGATCGTCTTCCCGGTCTCGATCTACGAGGCCGAGAGCCGCCAGCAGAGCTTCGGGCAGGTCCGCAACGCGTACATCCGCGTCGTCAACCAGGCCGACAACTCCGAACTCGCCCGCTACGACCTCAGCGAGGACGCCTCCACGGAGACCGCAATGGTCTTCGGCGAGCTCTACCGCAACGCCGGCGAGTGGAAGTTCCGCGCCATCGGCCAGGGGTACGCTTCCGGCCTGCGGGGCATCGCGCAGGACTTCGGCGTCAACGTCTGA
- a CDS encoding MFS transporter, whose protein sequence is MTSQTTVDKASREPEDIAVPAPAKGLRGHPWLTLFAVAIGVMMVALDGTIVAIANPAIQKDLNASLADVQWITNGYMLALAVSLITAGKLGDRFGHRQTFLIGVVGFAAASGAIGLSSSVTFVIVFRVLQGLFGALLMPAALGLLRATFPAEKLNMAIGIWGMVIGASTAGGPILGGVLVEHVSWQSVFFINVPVGVIALVLGVMILKDHRAENAPRSFDIGGIVLLSLAMFCLIWALIKGAEWGWGDVKTIGFLVGAVVLFVAFALVQTRVREPLIPLAMFKSIPLSAGAILMVLMAFAFMGGLFFVTFYLQNVHGMSPVDSGLHLLPLTAMMIVASPAAGALITKFGPRVPLVGGMVCTAVACFGMSQLTIGTGTLTMSIWFALLGMGLAPVMVGATEVIVGNAPMELSGVAGGLQQAGMQVGGSLGTAVLGAVMAARVDSLLPGNWSDAGLPKTSAAELSQASSAIEVGMPPIAPNTPPEIAAKITAVAHDTFVSGMSTAFVVAGSVAVIAAVVALFTKRGENAEAGAGVGHI, encoded by the coding sequence ATGACTAGTCAGACCACCGTCGACAAGGCTTCCCGGGAGCCCGAAGACATCGCAGTTCCCGCACCCGCCAAGGGACTTCGCGGCCATCCATGGCTGACGCTGTTCGCCGTGGCCATCGGCGTGATGATGGTCGCGCTCGACGGCACGATCGTCGCCATCGCCAACCCCGCCATCCAGAAGGACCTCAACGCCTCCCTCGCGGACGTCCAGTGGATCACGAACGGCTACATGCTGGCGCTCGCGGTCTCACTGATCACCGCGGGCAAGCTCGGTGACCGCTTCGGACACCGCCAGACCTTCCTGATAGGCGTCGTCGGCTTCGCCGCCGCGTCCGGGGCCATCGGCCTCTCCTCCAGCGTCACCTTCGTGATCGTCTTCCGCGTGCTCCAGGGGCTGTTCGGCGCCCTGCTGATGCCCGCCGCACTCGGCCTGCTGCGCGCCACCTTCCCGGCCGAGAAGCTCAACATGGCCATCGGTATCTGGGGCATGGTCATCGGCGCCTCCACGGCCGGCGGCCCGATCCTCGGCGGTGTGCTCGTCGAGCACGTCAGCTGGCAGTCCGTCTTCTTCATCAATGTGCCGGTCGGCGTCATCGCGCTGGTGCTCGGTGTGATGATCCTCAAGGATCACCGTGCGGAGAACGCGCCGCGTTCCTTCGACATCGGCGGCATCGTCCTGCTCTCGCTGGCGATGTTCTGCCTCATCTGGGCGCTCATCAAGGGTGCCGAATGGGGCTGGGGCGACGTCAAGACCATCGGCTTCCTCGTCGGGGCGGTCGTCCTCTTCGTGGCCTTCGCGCTCGTCCAGACGCGCGTCCGCGAACCGCTGATCCCGCTGGCGATGTTCAAGTCGATCCCGCTGTCGGCGGGCGCGATCCTGATGGTGCTCATGGCCTTCGCCTTCATGGGCGGCCTGTTCTTCGTGACGTTCTACCTCCAGAACGTGCACGGCATGAGCCCGGTCGACAGCGGTCTCCACCTGCTCCCGCTGACCGCCATGATGATCGTCGCCTCGCCGGCGGCCGGCGCCCTCATCACCAAGTTCGGACCCCGCGTCCCGCTGGTCGGCGGCATGGTGTGCACGGCCGTCGCCTGCTTCGGCATGTCGCAGCTGACCATCGGTACGGGCACGCTGACCATGTCGATCTGGTTCGCACTGCTGGGCATGGGACTCGCCCCGGTCATGGTCGGGGCCACCGAGGTCATCGTCGGCAACGCCCCCATGGAGCTGTCCGGCGTCGCCGGTGGCCTCCAGCAGGCAGGCATGCAGGTCGGCGGCAGCCTCGGCACGGCGGTCCTGGGCGCGGTCATGGCGGCCCGGGTCGACTCCCTGCTGCCGGGCAACTGGTCGGACGCCGGCCTTCCGAAGACCTCCGCGGCGGAGCTGTCGCAGGCGTCCTCGGCCATCGAGGTCGGCATGCCGCCCATCGCCCCGAACACCCCGCCGGAGATCGCCGCGAAGATCACCGCGGTCGCCCACGACACGTTCGTGTCCGGCATGAGTACCGCGTTCGTGGTGGCCGGCAGCGTCGCCGTGATCGCCGCCGTGGTCGCGCTCTTCACCAAGCGCGGCGAGAACGCCGAGGCCGGGGCCGGAGTCGGTCACATCTGA
- a CDS encoding DUF3052 domain-containing protein, giving the protein MSATADHAEERTNLAGRLGFEPNQVVQEIGYDDDVELELREGIEATIGGELVDEEYDDVADAVVLWFRDEDGDLTDALVDAIGLIEDGGTVWLMTPKTGRDGYVEPSDVSDAAQTAGLSQTKSISVGKDWTGTRLVTPKAAKTKR; this is encoded by the coding sequence GTGAGCGCGACCGCGGACCACGCGGAGGAGCGGACCAATCTGGCCGGACGGCTGGGGTTCGAACCCAATCAGGTGGTCCAGGAGATCGGCTACGACGACGACGTCGAGCTGGAGCTCCGTGAAGGTATTGAAGCCACCATCGGTGGGGAACTCGTCGACGAGGAGTACGACGACGTCGCCGACGCCGTCGTGTTGTGGTTCCGCGACGAGGACGGCGACCTTACGGACGCGCTGGTGGATGCCATCGGCCTGATCGAGGACGGCGGTACGGTCTGGCTGATGACGCCGAAGACCGGCCGTGACGGATACGTCGAACCGAGCGACGTCAGCGATGCCGCCCAGACCGCCGGTCTCTCCCAGACCAAGAGCATCAGCGTGGGCAAGGACTGGACGGGCACCCGTCTGGTCACGCCCAAGGCGGCCAAGACCAAGCGCTGA
- a CDS encoding peroxiredoxin: MAIEVGSQAPAFELKDNHGRTVTLSEFRGEKNVVLLFYPFAFTGVCTGELCALRDELPRFENADTQLLAVSNDSIHTLRVFAEQEGLEYPLLSDFWPHGEVSRAYGVFDEDKGCAVRGTFIIDKEGVVRWSVVNGLPDARDLKEYVAALEAL; this comes from the coding sequence ATGGCGATCGAGGTCGGCTCCCAGGCCCCCGCGTTCGAGCTCAAGGACAACCACGGCCGGACGGTCACGCTGTCCGAGTTCCGCGGCGAGAAGAACGTCGTCCTGCTCTTCTACCCGTTCGCCTTTACCGGCGTCTGCACCGGCGAGCTCTGCGCGCTCCGCGACGAGCTGCCCCGCTTCGAGAACGCCGACACGCAGCTTCTCGCCGTCTCCAACGACTCCATCCACACCCTGCGGGTCTTCGCCGAGCAGGAGGGCCTGGAGTACCCGCTGCTCTCCGACTTCTGGCCGCACGGCGAGGTCTCGCGCGCGTACGGCGTCTTCGACGAGGACAAGGGCTGCGCCGTGCGCGGCACCTTCATCATCGACAAGGAGGGCGTGGTGCGCTGGAGCGTCGTCAACGGCCTGCCCGACGCGCGGGACCTGAAGGAGTACGTCGCCGCGCTCGAAGCCCTCTGA